One Flavobacteriales bacterium genomic window, AATTGATAATTGATTGTTACAACATCGTCAAACCCATCGTTGTTTGGTGTGAATAAAACAGGGTCTAAGTTTACTTCGATCATTGAATGATTTTGATTAAACTGACTATTCTGGTATCCAGGTGTAGCAAAATTGTTTTGTTCTGCCGAGGAATGCCAATTGGTTTTATCGGAAGATAAGCGATCAAAATGAATCCTTTCTAAGGAAATTCCATCGGTATTTTCTAGTAGTACAAATTGCTGGTCTTCGTGGTATGTCGTACTATCTATTATTATACTCGAATCGTTTAAAAGAATAACGGTCCCTGTTTCATTGCTGTAGGTAGGTAGACTTTCTATTTGTAAAAACTGATATCCAGTTGATTCGGGATATTCAAATACAATGTTTGATGTGTCTTTAGTAAGTACAATGTATTGCTTTGGAGAGATTACGAAATCGTCTTCCGAAATGGACTTTAGGTTAGATACACTTTTGTCATAATTATCTAGATTGGCTAAAGACCAGTTTTTAAGGTTTATGTGTTTCTTCGATCTATTATAGATTTCAATAAAATCGGAACCGAAAGGATAGGGATTGAATAGTATTTCGTTGATAACAATATCGTTTTCGAATGCCTCTTTCGATAATGCAACCAATGAATCGAGAAAAGGGTCTTTATCATGTAGGAGACGACCTATATATATGTCATCAAAATATAATTTAGTTGAATTGCTCGATGTGTATTTACATTGAATTCCAAAATACTCACCTGAGATGATATTCTCATCAATGATGCTTCCAATTAATTGAAAGTCTCTTGCTGCATTGTTGTCTACATATAGAGTCCAAGCATTCAAACTATCGAGAATTATCTTTAACCGAATCTCAAATGAAGAAGATATCTCTCCATCGATGCCTCTGATAAGAGAAGTGAGTTGATTGCCGGATTGTTTGAAGAGCTCTATTGCATCAGTGCTGCCAGATTCTCCCAATTGAAGATAGTAGCCATTTGTTGAATCACCAGAGATGGGTTCATCAGTCAATAGATAAATTCGTGAATTATTATTGGCGCTACCAGAAAAGGATTGCTTTACTTTTATTTCCCATTCTAGGGAAGACCGATTAGCAGGAATCCCTTTAAAAAACAGCGAACTTGAATTAGCTTGATCGTCGTTTAGTTGAAGTTGTTCTTTATCATTTATCTGAAATAGATCAATATTACCTTCCCAATAACCTGGAATATTAAATTCTTTATCGAACGATTCTAAAATTTGCCCCTGAACGCTAGTATATAGCAGGAACTGGAATAAGAAAATATATCTGCCCATGAGATGAGATGCAGTGAAAAACATTTATTTTTGCCCACCGAAATTATAAAAAATATTGAAATGAAAATAGCTGTTGTAGGTGCCACTGGATTAGTAGGCGGACAAATGTTAAAAGTATTAGAGGAAAGAAACTTCCCAATTACTGAGTTATTATTAGTTGCTTCTGAGCGATCAGTTGGTAAGAAGATGACATATAGAGGTGAAGAATATACCGTTATTGGTCTTCAAACTGCGGTGGATGCAAAAGCGGATATCGCAATATTCTCTGCTGGAGGTTCTACTTCAGAAGAATGGGCTCCTAAATTTGCTGAGGCTGGGACTACTGTTGTAGATAACTCAAGCGCGTGGAGAATGGATCCAACAAAAAAATTAATTGTTCCTGAGGTAAATGCTACTGAGCTTGCTAAAGAGGATAAAATTATTGCAAACCCAAACTGTTCTACAATTCAGTTGATAATGGCTTTAGCTCCTCTTCATAATAAATATGGTATTAAAAGAGCAATCATCTCTACTTATCAGTCAATTACTGGAACTGGAGTTGCAGCAGTTCAGCAAATGGAAGATGAAAGAAATGGTATAGAAGGTGATAAAGTATATCCTTATCAAATCGACAAAAATTGTTTAGCACAATGTGATGTATTTACGGATAACGGATACACGAAAGAGGAAATGAAGTTGACAAACGAAACAAAGAAGATTCTTGGTGATGATACAATCGCTGTAGCTGCTACTGCCGTTAGAGTTCCTGTTGTAGGTGGTCATTCAGAATCTGTAAATGTTGAGTTTAAAGAAGATTTCGATATTGACGAGGTTAGACAAATATTATCTGATTTTCCTGGCGTTATCGTTGAAGATGATACGGCTAATTTGGTTTACCCAATGCCAATTAACTCACACAACAGAGATGAGGTATTTGTAGGTAGATTAAGAAGAGATTTTACAAACCCAAATACATTGAACATGTGGATCGTTGCAGATAACCTTAGAAAAGGTGCAGCTACTAACGCTGTTCAAATTGCAGAATACCTTAATGCAAATGGGTTGGCATAATTAAAACTTCTTGTAAAAGAGTTAAATCCTCGGCCTTTTGGGCGGGGATTTTTTTTTGATTAATCCTCTGGAAATATCTTTTGAAATCGTTCTGGAAGATCATCGATAAAGCTAACGGCATCCTTTGTAAAAGGATGAATAAAATTCAGTGAATAGGCATGGAGGTACATGCCTTTTCCATTTAATATTAGACCTTCCATTCCATAATCTTTATCTCCTAGAATTGAATTACCGATGGAAGAGAGGTGCTTACGTAGTTGGTGCCTTCTTCCCGTTTGAGGAAGAAGTTCTAAAAGGTTTAATTGATCGAATCGTTTGGATTGAACAGAATTTATGGTAGAGTACTTGGTAACAGCGGGTTTGTCGTCGACATCCAAAGCAATTTGTCCACTGGATTTTATAGTACCTATGGTAATAGCAAAATATGTTTTTTTAATAAGCTTGTCTTCGAATAATTTGTTCAGAGACCGTATACTACTTTTCGTTTTCCCTATCAATAATATCCCCGTAGTGGCATAATCTAATCGATGGACTGGTTGAGGTCTGGTAGCATCGGATAGATTGCTCCGTTTGATATTTTGAGGTAATGCCTTGGCAATGGTTTTAAAGCTATTCCCACTTACGAGAATACCGGCTGGCTTGTGAATTACGGCTAAGTGTTCGTCTTCGTAGATTACTTTTAGTGGGAAGATGAGTTTTCGTTTCTGAGCTTCGTTTTCAGGAATAGAAAGCTTTATTGATTCTCCTCCTAATATAAAGGTTGCTGTGTTTGCCAGTTCATCATTAACTGTTATAAATTGTTTTTTGAGTGCCTTCTTTAGGGCAGACTTTGTTGGGACATATTCAAATATTCCGACCCCATATTCTTGAATACGGATGGGAGAGTTTAACTTAGAAACTACGTGAATTTCGACCGCCATTGGGCTTGTTCAATATTGAAAGTTAATGCTGAAGATATAAAAATGGCCCTGTTTTTTCAATAATCCTTTTCTGAATTGGATTCGGGCTAATGTGTTATTCATTTATAATATTTATTACTCCCCAATCAACGAAAGGGAATTGGGAAATGGGTAAGGGTTCTTTTCCAAGCGTTGTTTTGGAGTGAACTCGCCGGACATAGGTTACTACATCCTTATTATTGAAATCAAAATTGTTATCCTTTAGCTTGAGTAAAAAACGGATTGAAGGCTCCGTTGATAATTCGGTTTCGAATAAAAACCAATTTCTACTATTTCTGATAGCTACTCTTTTCACAATTTTTCCTGTACATGGTAAAATGGTTTTTAGTGAACTGTTTTCGTCAAGAATTGATAACGCGTATTCTTTGTCAAGAATATCGATAAGATTGTACACTTTTCGATCCTTATTGATAAAAATTGAATCCCAACCTCCAGGAGATATATCTAATCTACTTATCTGATATGCTAAAAAGGGTATTATATACATTCCATTAATGGCCGCTTCCTTTAAAACATATATAGACGACGAGGGGCCATATACTATTGAATAAATAAAATATTCTATAAATAGAAATACACAAAACATACTTATTAGTGAAATATTTAGGGTTTCAAGGTTTGCTTTCTTATGGTTTTCGTAGGCACCAGAATTGTTAAGTGCATTGTTCAGGGCTTTTATCCAAAATATTAATCCGGCAATTTCTGCAAGGACGCTAAGAAACAAGAAGGCCGATTGGTCATAAATAAGTCCAAAATCGTATATCCCATGGATGGTACAACCTAAAAGGAAAAAAGATAACGGCTCTAAATAACCTTGTTTTGTAGGCAGTTTAAATTTATAGAGGATTAAGCCATATACTGCTATTGAACTATATGTAATATGGCCAAGTACGCATATTATTGCGCGTGAACTTATTATTTCTAGACCATATTTTGAGAAATACATTATGTTTTCAAGAAAGGAAAAGGCAAGTGCAGAAGCAGTTGCAACAACCATGAAATCGATTGGCTTGTTTAACCATTTGGGTTTAAAAATTAGTATGAGAATGATCGGAGAAATCTTGGTAAGTTCCTCGATAAATCCAATTCCGATTATTGAATAAATAAGATCACTTATAAATGAATTTGAAAAATGGAAACCGATTAAACTCTGCAGATCATAAATAACAATACAAGGTATAATAGCAATACTTGTGATGAAAAATGGAATGATAATCAAGGAAGTAGAAATGGTAACAAGTTTATTTAAATATCCAAGGTAGATGAGCCAGGTAAGCATAACCAATAAGGCACTACACAAAATAATAATCGACGATCCTTTATAAATGTGTTTTGGGATCGATAAGAAATATGCGCCGTAATTTTTTTGAATTAAATGCAAATGTCTTTCCTCGGTAGGTGAGATGAAATTTATTAATTCTGAATTTTTTAAAAGAGAAGTAATACCGTCGTAGTTGTAATTGTGCCGATATAGACGATACAGGTTTCTTAATGTTTCTTGTGTGTATTGATTATTTTCGAGCTCTTTAAGAAAATAGTTTTCGGCTTGGCTATTATTTTTTTCATCCATTGCCATCATTCCTCTAAGTAAATTTTTACCTGGAAAATCTACCTTATTTATTGAATCAAGAAATAATTTGGTATCAACAGATCGATCTGTGTAGTAGTCCAGTACAGCTCTGCCAAAAAGACCATGGTTTCTATAAATAAGATTTTTTGACTTACGCCAGGAAAGATCTTTTTCTATAGGAAATTTATTCTCACGTAATAAATTGAATTCCATATACTGACGATCTTTTCTATCGGCGTCTATCCATTCTTTGATAAAGGCAAATTGACAAGGGCCATTGAGAGAATCTATGAATAATATTTCAGCATAGGATTGGCATGCCGTAACTCCTGAAAGATAGGCTTGAGTGAATTCAAATTTTTCTTTCGTGGAATTAAATTCCTTGTTTGGCACAAAGAAATGCGTAGCCAGAAACGGTAATAAGACTAGACAACCAGTAAAAAGGTATAATTTAATTTTTCTTTTCATCGGAAGAAACGGGCCAATTTACATGATGCTCTCCTATTACTGGAATTCCAAATCCTCCTCTTCGAAAATCGTATGTCATTGATCCATTCTTTCCATTCATAACATGAAAATGGAATTTAACAGATCTTAAAAATGGATTATAACTAAACGTATTATTTTCAAGTAAATAGACTACTCTCCCTGTTCTACTAATTTCATATTTTGGATCAGTTCCAACTACTCCATATGTCTCATAATATTTTTTGTCAGAAACTAATAATAAATTGAGCAGGAGTACAAGAAAAACCATAATACCACCTATACCTATCGTATTGAATATTATAAAAAATGGAATATTTAATTTGTTTGGTTCTTCAGCTACTTTATTTATCGCGAAATATACTATCCCTGAGAAAGTTCCGAAAATCAGGAACATGTATAATATACCCCAGCTTGATATTAACATGGCGTTTGACAGCAGAAAGATTGAGAATATAGAGAGCAAAAACCCAATTACCATAATGATTATTTGAATTTTTGCACTTCTTCCAAATTTGGCTTCATCTTTTCTTTTTGCTTTCGCTATGCGTAATCTCTTTTTCTGAGCTTCGGTAAGTATTATTTTATTTGCCTGTTTCATTTGGTTTATTGAAATTTGTTTGGTTTAAATACATGTAAAAAATGTATTTCGGTAAAAGTAGAAAGATAATAGACTAATCGATTAAGATTAAGGAATTTAGAAGCTTACTTATTCCCTTATTATTTCTTCTTGAAGTACAGCTTCTTTTTCGGCCTTAGCATCTTCTTCTAAAGAAGCAAAGAACCGTTTTTGGAAAACGGTTATTAGTC contains:
- a CDS encoding RluA family pseudouridine synthase yields the protein MAVEIHVVSKLNSPIRIQEYGVGIFEYVPTKSALKKALKKQFITVNDELANTATFILGGESIKLSIPENEAQKRKLIFPLKVIYEDEHLAVIHKPAGILVSGNSFKTIAKALPQNIKRSNLSDATRPQPVHRLDYATTGILLIGKTKSSIRSLNKLFEDKLIKKTYFAITIGTIKSSGQIALDVDDKPAVTKYSTINSVQSKRFDQLNLLELLPQTGRRHQLRKHLSSIGNSILGDKDYGMEGLILNGKGMYLHAYSLNFIHPFTKDAVSFIDDLPERFQKIFPED
- a CDS encoding lamin tail domain-containing protein; the encoded protein is MGRYIFLFQFLLYTSVQGQILESFDKEFNIPGYWEGNIDLFQINDKEQLQLNDDQANSSSLFFKGIPANRSSLEWEIKVKQSFSGSANNNSRIYLLTDEPISGDSTNGYYLQLGESGSTDAIELFKQSGNQLTSLIRGIDGEISSSFEIRLKIILDSLNAWTLYVDNNAARDFQLIGSIIDENIISGEYFGIQCKYTSSNSTKLYFDDIYIGRLLHDKDPFLDSLVALSKEAFENDIVINEILFNPYPFGSDFIEIYNRSKKHINLKNWSLANLDNYDKSVSNLKSISEDDFVISPKQYIVLTKDTSNIVFEYPESTGYQFLQIESLPTYSNETGTVILLNDSSIIIDSTTYHEDQQFVLLENTDGISLERIHFDRLSSDKTNWHSSAEQNNFATPGYQNSQFNQNHSMIEVNLDPVLFTPNNDGFDDVVTINYQFKQEGYVGNIHIFDSQGRRVTQLINNELLGVAGSYTWDGTDDNESVAIEGIYIIYFEAFHISGDLQKSKGVCVIRR
- a CDS encoding PrsW family intramembrane metalloprotease — encoded protein: MKRKIKLYLFTGCLVLLPFLATHFFVPNKEFNSTKEKFEFTQAYLSGVTACQSYAEILFIDSLNGPCQFAFIKEWIDADRKDRQYMEFNLLRENKFPIEKDLSWRKSKNLIYRNHGLFGRAVLDYYTDRSVDTKLFLDSINKVDFPGKNLLRGMMAMDEKNNSQAENYFLKELENNQYTQETLRNLYRLYRHNYNYDGITSLLKNSELINFISPTEERHLHLIQKNYGAYFLSIPKHIYKGSSIIILCSALLVMLTWLIYLGYLNKLVTISTSLIIIPFFITSIAIIPCIVIYDLQSLIGFHFSNSFISDLIYSIIGIGFIEELTKISPIILILIFKPKWLNKPIDFMVVATASALAFSFLENIMYFSKYGLEIISSRAIICVLGHITYSSIAVYGLILYKFKLPTKQGYLEPLSFFLLGCTIHGIYDFGLIYDQSAFLFLSVLAEIAGLIFWIKALNNALNNSGAYENHKKANLETLNISLISMFCVFLFIEYFIYSIVYGPSSSIYVLKEAAINGMYIIPFLAYQISRLDISPGGWDSIFINKDRKVYNLIDILDKEYALSILDENSSLKTILPCTGKIVKRVAIRNSRNWFLFETELSTEPSIRFLLKLKDNNFDFNNKDVVTYVRRVHSKTTLGKEPLPISQFPFVDWGVINIINE
- a CDS encoding aspartate-semialdehyde dehydrogenase gives rise to the protein MKIAVVGATGLVGGQMLKVLEERNFPITELLLVASERSVGKKMTYRGEEYTVIGLQTAVDAKADIAIFSAGGSTSEEWAPKFAEAGTTVVDNSSAWRMDPTKKLIVPEVNATELAKEDKIIANPNCSTIQLIMALAPLHNKYGIKRAIISTYQSITGTGVAAVQQMEDERNGIEGDKVYPYQIDKNCLAQCDVFTDNGYTKEEMKLTNETKKILGDDTIAVAATAVRVPVVGGHSESVNVEFKEDFDIDEVRQILSDFPGVIVEDDTANLVYPMPINSHNRDEVFVGRLRRDFTNPNTLNMWIVADNLRKGAATNAVQIAEYLNANGLA